Proteins encoded by one window of Desulfobacterales bacterium:
- a CDS encoding ABC transporter ATP-binding protein, translating into MVSFWQKNKISNPCELENGFINDFIKLNEISKSYKNNSVNIEIVNNVDFEIKSGETIAVVGPSGIGKSTFLHILGTLDRPDSGKIYFKKENILKYDDTKLAKFRNQTIGFVFQFHHLLPEFTSIENVMMPALIKGENIDTAKTISEDILIKVGLKERLNHRVTDLSGGEQQRVALARALILSPKILLADEPTGNLDKKNSEQIHNLLIALNKEYNIAMVVVTHNIELANLMSKKITIIDGKLTELN; encoded by the coding sequence TAGAAAATGGATTTATAAATGATTTCATAAAACTGAATGAAATATCAAAAAGTTATAAAAACAACAGTGTTAATATCGAAATCGTAAACAATGTCGATTTTGAAATTAAATCAGGAGAAACTATCGCTGTTGTTGGGCCTTCAGGAATAGGAAAATCAACTTTTCTTCATATTTTAGGAACACTTGACAGGCCTGATAGCGGCAAAATTTATTTTAAAAAAGAAAATATTTTAAAATATGATGATACAAAACTTGCAAAATTCCGTAATCAAACAATAGGATTTGTTTTCCAGTTTCATCACCTTCTTCCTGAATTTACATCTATAGAAAACGTGATGATGCCTGCTTTAATAAAAGGTGAAAACATTGATACTGCAAAAACGATAAGCGAAGATATATTAATTAAAGTTGGCCTTAAAGAAAGATTAAATCATAGGGTAACTGACCTTTCAGGAGGAGAACAACAAAGAGTTGCCCTTGCAAGAGCTTTAATACTTAGCCCTAAAATTTTGCTCGCTGATGAACCTACAGGTAACCTTGATAAAAAAAACAGTGAACAAATTCATAATCTTCTTATAGCGCTAAATAAAGAATATAATATTGCAATGGTAGTAGTAACTCATAACATTGAACTTGCTAATCTTATGTCAAAAAAAATTACAATTATTGACGGGAAATTAACTGAACTGAACTAA